From bacterium, the proteins below share one genomic window:
- a CDS encoding ABC transporter permease — MKSKSPFMLSLSRLRRHRLGMAGAVILIGLYFSAVWAGFLSPYPLEYESRKKSYHPPTPVHIFDEKGKLCRPFIYDYKLTIGPDYEKHYTPILEKKYHLKFFHQGEPYLFWGLFTTRLHLFGVDQPAMLYLLGSDWNGRDIFSRLLYGGRISLSVGLIGIGITFFIGMIVGGISGYFGGWIDTALMRLVELLMSFPSFYLMLSLRAAFPLDLSSTQVYLMIITILSFLAWPGLARVIRGYVLSIREREYIMAAKAQGVSSLLIIIRHALPNTFSYAIISATLSIPGYILGESGLSLLGLGINEPQASWGNMLVRAMSLSEMVNHPWILTPGVLIFLAIMAFNFLGDGLRDAFDPQSTGHIT, encoded by the coding sequence ATGAAAAGCAAATCGCCTTTCATGTTGAGTCTTTCCAGGCTCAGACGACATCGGTTAGGCATGGCCGGGGCCGTTATCCTTATTGGCCTCTATTTTTCTGCCGTATGGGCCGGGTTTTTATCACCCTACCCCTTAGAATATGAATCGAGGAAAAAATCCTATCATCCTCCAACCCCGGTTCATATCTTTGATGAAAAAGGGAAGCTTTGCCGGCCTTTCATTTACGACTATAAGCTAACTATCGGGCCAGATTATGAAAAGCACTATACGCCCATCCTTGAAAAAAAATACCACCTTAAGTTCTTTCACCAGGGAGAACCGTATCTATTTTGGGGGCTTTTTACGACCCGGCTCCATCTCTTTGGGGTTGACCAACCGGCGATGCTCTACCTTTTAGGCAGTGACTGGAATGGCCGGGATATTTTTTCCAGGCTTCTTTACGGGGGAAGGATCTCTCTTTCGGTCGGATTAATCGGAATAGGGATTACCTTCTTTATTGGGATGATCGTGGGGGGAATATCCGGCTATTTTGGAGGCTGGATAGACACAGCCCTGATGAGATTAGTGGAATTATTGATGTCTTTCCCTTCTTTTTATCTAATGCTTTCTTTAAGGGCGGCTTTTCCTTTAGACCTTTCATCTACGCAGGTCTATTTAATGATTATTACTATCCTAAGTTTTCTGGCCTGGCCCGGTTTGGCCAGGGTCATTCGGGGCTATGTCCTTTCCATAAGGGAAAGAGAATATATCATGGCGGCTAAGGCGCAAGGTGTCAGCAGTTTGCTTATCATTATTCGGCATGCCTTGCCCAACACCTTTTCTTATGCTATTATTTCCGCTACCCTGAGTATTCCCGGTTATATCTTGGGGGAATCAGGACTTTCTCTCTTAGGTCTGGGAATAAATGAACCTCAGGCCAGTTGGGGGAATATGCTGGTGCGGGCCATGAGCCTTTCTGAAATGGTCAATCATCCCTGGATTCTGACGCCCGGGGTTCTCATCTTTTTAGCCATTATGGCCTTTAACTTCCTGGGCGATGGCCTGCGGGATGCCTTTGATCCTCAGTCAACAGGGCATATCACTTAG